One Miscanthus floridulus cultivar M001 chromosome 11, ASM1932011v1, whole genome shotgun sequence DNA window includes the following coding sequences:
- the LOC136490698 gene encoding short-chain dehydrogenase PC-15-like, translated as MAVAASRDRNQPVVLVTGCSEGGIGHAMARAFAAAGCAVVATARSRGSMRDLDGAPRFLLLELDVRSDESARAAVADALREHGRVDVLVNNAGIHLVAPLAEVPMESFHQVFDTNVYGAMRLIQAVIPHMMERRKGTIVNVGSITALAPGPWAGVYSASKAALHALSDSLRVELKSFGINVMTVAPGGTKSNLGNSSAAKYDQTHDWKYYKKYEEGLRARTEISQGPGSTPAEELATKVVASVLKKNPPAWFAYGQFSAILSILYYAPLWFRDYFYRLVMKC; from the exons ATGGCAGTGGCAGCGTCCCGTGATCGGAATCAGCCAGTGGTGCTTGTGACGGGGTGCTCGGAGGGCGGCATCGGCCACGCGATGGCGCGCGCCTTCGCGGCTGCCGGGtgcgccgtcgtggccacggCGCGGTCACGCGGTTCCATGCGCGACCTCGACGGCGCCCCGCGGTTCCTGCTGCTGGAGCTCGACGTGCGGTCCGACGAGAGCGCGCGCGCCGCCGTGGCGGACGCGCTGCGGGAGCACGGCCGCGTCGACGTGCTCGTCAACAACGCCGGGATCCACCTCGTCGCGCCACTCGCCGAGGTGCCCATGGAGTCCTTCCACCAGGTTTTCGACACCAATGTCTATG GTGCAATGAGGTTGATTCAAGCTGTTATTCCTCACATGATGGAGAGAAGGAAAGGTACAATTGTGAATGTTGGAAGTATTACCGCTTTGGCACCTGGACCATGGGCTGGTGTGTATTCAGCATCCAAAGCTGCTCTTCATGCATTGAGTGACTCACTGAG GGTTGAACTAAAAAGCTTCGGCATAAATGTCATGACTGTCGCCCCAGGAGGGACAAAGTCGAATCTTGGGAATTCCTCTGCAGCCAAGTATGATCAGACGCATGattggaagtactacaagaaataCGAGGAAGGGCTCCGAGCCAGGACAGAGATTTCCCAGGGCCCCGGGTCTACTCCAGCAGAAGAGCTTGCAACGAAGGTGGTTGCATCGGTTCTAAAGAAGAACCCTCCAGCTTGGTTCGCTTACGGCCAGTTCTCTGCTATTCTGTCCATTTTGTATTATGCACCACTATGGTTTAGAGATTACTTCTATAGGCTTGTGATGAAATGTTAG